One window from the genome of Rhodococcus sp. ABRD24 encodes:
- a CDS encoding putative protein N(5)-glutamine methyltransferase: MHAPEPDTPHCALATVVATLRAAGCVFAEDEARLLVDAATHPGELARMVEHRTSGVPLEHVLGWVEFSGVRMEVDAGVFVPRRRSELLVRQAVALLHPGDVVVDLCCGSGAVGVAVAAASTGVELHAADVDTAAVRCARRNVESVGGHVHEGDLFDALPATLRGRVDVVVTNVPYVPSEAIALMPPEARDHEPQIALDGGPDGLDFQRAVAAEAPRWLRPGGHLLVETSAHQAATTADIVTRAGLLARIVRSGELDATAVVGTWRVDY, from the coding sequence GTGCACGCTCCCGAACCGGACACTCCGCATTGCGCGCTCGCGACGGTCGTCGCGACGCTGCGCGCGGCCGGATGCGTGTTCGCCGAGGACGAGGCGCGCCTCCTCGTCGACGCGGCGACGCACCCCGGCGAACTGGCCCGAATGGTCGAACATCGCACTTCCGGCGTGCCCCTCGAACATGTCCTCGGGTGGGTCGAGTTCTCCGGTGTGCGAATGGAAGTCGACGCCGGGGTGTTCGTGCCGCGTCGGCGCAGCGAACTGCTCGTCCGGCAGGCCGTCGCTCTCCTGCACCCGGGTGACGTCGTCGTCGATCTGTGCTGCGGGTCCGGCGCGGTGGGTGTTGCGGTCGCCGCCGCGTCAACGGGCGTCGAACTCCATGCCGCCGACGTCGATACCGCCGCAGTCCGGTGCGCGCGGCGCAACGTCGAATCCGTGGGCGGGCACGTACACGAGGGCGACCTGTTCGACGCGCTGCCCGCGACCCTGCGGGGACGCGTCGACGTCGTGGTCACCAACGTCCCGTACGTGCCCAGCGAGGCGATCGCACTGATGCCGCCCGAGGCTCGCGACCACGAACCGCAGATCGCGCTCGACGGCGGACCCGACGGCCTCGACTTCCAGCGGGCGGTGGCCGCCGAGGCTCCCCGATGGCTCCGGCCCGGCGGTCACCTGCTGGTCGAGACCAGCGCCCACCAGGCGGCCACCACGGCCGACATCGTCACGCGCGCAGGACTACTCGCGCGGATCGTCCGGTCCGGCGAACTCGACGCGACCGCGGTCGTGGGAACCTGGCGCGTCGACTACTGA
- a CDS encoding OB-fold nucleic acid binding domain-containing protein, translated as MSWCGGTATDPIAHTSRDNNQEVSIVPRILSSALSTTSASKPGEPVTVEGSVHRRRQLATVTFVVVRDRSGFAQVVVTDSVVRGEVANLPEETVVRVTGTLAANEKAPGGVEIVEPTITALSEPSQPQPVELWRPKLKAPLPTMLDHAALIWRISLDVEFGFIGDHRDVLSLLRDSLAARNAPHTEASPSASTDLSHDYSKPTTSAAPPCSPRDIHRIQP; from the coding sequence ATGTCGTGGTGTGGTGGCACCGCGACGGACCCGATCGCCCACACCTCCCGGGACAACAACCAGGAGGTGAGCATCGTGCCACGCATCCTCAGTTCAGCACTGTCCACGACATCCGCATCGAAGCCCGGTGAACCCGTCACTGTCGAAGGCTCGGTCCACCGCCGCAGACAGCTCGCAACCGTGACGTTCGTCGTCGTTCGAGACCGTTCCGGTTTCGCGCAGGTCGTCGTGACCGACTCTGTAGTCCGTGGCGAAGTCGCGAACCTGCCGGAGGAAACCGTGGTCCGTGTGACCGGCACGCTCGCAGCGAACGAAAAGGCGCCCGGCGGCGTCGAGATCGTGGAACCGACCATCACTGCATTGAGTGAGCCGTCGCAGCCTCAACCAGTCGAGCTTTGGCGGCCGAAGCTCAAGGCCCCGCTGCCGACCATGCTCGACCACGCAGCACTGATCTGGCGGATCTCCCTCGACGTCGAGTTCGGTTTCATCGGCGACCACCGCGACGTCCTCTCGCTGCTACGGGACAGCCTCGCTGCACGGAATGCCCCCCACACGGAGGCTTCGCCATCGGCCTCGACCGACTTGTCTCACGACTACTCGAAGCCGACAACATCCGCTGCGCCGCCCTGTTCCCCCCGCGACATCCACCGAATCCAGCCCTGA
- a CDS encoding HNH endonuclease signature motif containing protein, whose product MNPGGLNNSGIAVTTLRPDDMRGLTEIALLQTTLGICHALEQLEALRAAAVAEVHERAVSFDTLGFRSVKQWLAANTLLEVSTAGRILALGRMLGRQPEIADAFNAGDISAEHAALIGKFCETPPRGMPNEALDACRKVLLDSATGPTATTTTVRSCISKLERIFESDELPPSEDTERNEFHASKTLNGRVAVKGDLDAVTGEMLLTALSALTKPRNPADDPAGARTPARQRADAFAEILRRYLDSGNAPIEGGERPHLSLHVNASDLARSEAEHESLGSDGDPDLFGDKDIARMPHMGPLSIATARRLACDCHLTPIVMSDGVPLNLGRTTRTVSKKQRRALIARDHGCAFPGCGAPPAHCEGHHVMHWADGGPTDLDNLVLLCRYHHTLLHHSHWQVKIGTDRTPWFTPPSTIDPYKKPVPAHNRAGPQAA is encoded by the coding sequence ATGAATCCGGGGGGACTCAACAATTCGGGGATCGCAGTCACCACACTGCGGCCTGACGACATGCGCGGGCTCACCGAAATCGCGCTACTGCAGACCACCCTCGGCATCTGCCATGCGCTCGAACAACTCGAAGCACTACGTGCTGCTGCCGTCGCCGAGGTCCACGAGCGTGCCGTCTCGTTCGACACCCTCGGATTCCGCAGCGTCAAACAGTGGCTCGCCGCCAACACGCTGCTGGAAGTGTCGACCGCGGGACGGATCCTCGCATTGGGGCGGATGCTCGGCCGGCAACCCGAGATCGCCGACGCCTTCAACGCGGGTGACATTTCCGCCGAGCATGCCGCGCTGATCGGAAAGTTCTGCGAAACCCCGCCGCGCGGCATGCCGAACGAAGCACTGGATGCGTGCCGGAAAGTGCTGCTGGACAGCGCCACCGGACCCACCGCCACCACCACGACGGTCCGCAGCTGCATCAGCAAGCTCGAGCGGATCTTCGAATCCGACGAACTCCCGCCGAGCGAAGACACTGAGCGCAACGAGTTCCACGCCTCGAAAACGCTGAACGGGCGCGTCGCGGTGAAGGGTGATCTCGATGCCGTGACCGGTGAGATGCTCCTGACCGCGCTGTCCGCACTGACGAAGCCACGCAACCCGGCCGACGACCCAGCCGGTGCCCGTACGCCGGCACGGCAGCGAGCCGATGCGTTCGCGGAAATCCTGCGCCGCTACCTCGACTCCGGCAACGCACCGATCGAAGGCGGAGAACGACCCCACCTGTCCCTGCACGTGAATGCCTCCGATCTTGCCCGCAGTGAGGCAGAGCACGAGAGCCTTGGGTCAGACGGTGACCCGGACCTGTTCGGCGACAAAGACATCGCACGCATGCCCCACATGGGCCCACTCTCGATCGCGACTGCCCGCAGGTTGGCGTGCGACTGCCACCTCACCCCGATCGTCATGAGCGACGGAGTGCCACTGAACCTGGGGAGAACAACCCGCACCGTGTCGAAGAAGCAGCGGCGCGCGTTGATCGCCCGTGATCACGGCTGTGCTTTCCCTGGCTGCGGAGCACCGCCCGCCCACTGCGAGGGCCACCACGTCATGCATTGGGCCGACGGCGGACCCACCGACCTCGACAACCTTGTACTCCTGTGCCGCTACCACCACACACTGCTGCACCACTCCCACTGGCAAGTGAAGATCGGCACCGACAGAACACCGTGGTTCACCCCACCGAGCACCATCGATCCCTACAAGAAGCCAGTCCCGGCCCACAATCGGGCGGGCCCACAGGCCGCATGA
- a CDS encoding nitroreductase family deazaflavin-dependent oxidoreductase, whose translation MAYLKPPLLVREVFNRIALATGVSGTEKITVTGRRSHEPRSVPVVPVDVDGVRYLVSTRGESEWVRNLRASPEVEVSRRGHTAHYTATEVPVGDRDPIIEAYRVKAGRTVQGYWDKLPDPVDHPVFALTTG comes from the coding sequence ATGGCATACCTGAAACCGCCGCTGCTGGTTCGCGAGGTGTTCAACCGTATCGCCCTCGCGACCGGCGTCAGCGGAACCGAGAAGATCACTGTCACCGGCCGTCGTAGTCACGAACCCCGATCGGTGCCCGTCGTCCCCGTCGATGTGGATGGCGTGCGCTACCTGGTTTCCACCCGCGGCGAATCCGAGTGGGTACGTAACCTGCGTGCCAGCCCGGAGGTGGAGGTGAGCCGTCGCGGTCACACCGCGCACTACACCGCCACCGAGGTTCCTGTCGGCGACCGGGACCCGATCATCGAGGCGTACCGGGTGAAGGCGGGCAGGACGGTGCAGGGGTACTGGGACAAACTGCCGGATCCCGTCGACCACCCGGTGTTCGCCCTGACGACCGGCTAG
- a CDS encoding cyclase family protein, giving the protein MCSPEVMTQVHRTIRDGAAVSRRSMLGVVGLAALGATLTPRTAGATPVPTPAAPPISITARSIVDLTHTVSADFPVWPGNNSFAMEPVVVIDPPPGPFGSLSGSAEGSSGPARGEFLVNKLTYWEHTGTHIDAPAHKIADGATVEELPIEDFVAPIAVVDISAKAAVDADALLTVADIEAWEREHGRVPARSIVAMHSGWEARLTDPVRYVNRDMAGTPHSPGFDPDAVTFLVEARDIVAIGVDTLSLDAASSRTYGAHVAALGAGKYGIESLANLAALPPVGSTVVVGAPKHRGGSGGPCRVLAFVD; this is encoded by the coding sequence GTGTGTTCACCCGAGGTGATGACGCAGGTCCATCGCACCATCCGCGACGGTGCGGCGGTGAGTCGGCGCAGCATGCTCGGCGTGGTAGGACTGGCGGCGCTGGGAGCCACGCTGACCCCCCGAACCGCCGGTGCGACGCCGGTGCCCACGCCCGCCGCGCCGCCGATCTCGATCACGGCCCGCTCCATTGTCGATCTCACGCACACCGTCAGCGCCGACTTCCCGGTGTGGCCCGGCAACAACTCTTTCGCGATGGAACCGGTCGTCGTGATCGACCCCCCGCCGGGACCGTTCGGTTCGCTTTCGGGGTCGGCGGAAGGATCGTCGGGCCCCGCGCGGGGCGAGTTCCTGGTCAACAAGCTCACCTACTGGGAACACACGGGCACCCACATCGACGCCCCTGCCCACAAGATCGCCGACGGCGCCACCGTCGAGGAACTGCCGATCGAGGACTTCGTCGCGCCCATCGCGGTCGTCGACATCTCGGCGAAGGCTGCAGTGGACGCCGACGCCCTCCTGACAGTCGCGGATATCGAGGCGTGGGAACGCGAGCACGGCCGTGTGCCCGCTCGGTCGATCGTCGCGATGCACTCGGGCTGGGAGGCGCGCCTCACCGATCCCGTGCGGTACGTCAACCGCGACATGGCCGGAACACCGCACTCCCCGGGTTTCGACCCAGATGCGGTGACGTTCTTGGTAGAAGCGCGCGACATCGTTGCGATCGGTGTGGACACGCTCAGCCTCGATGCGGCGAGCAGCCGCACCTACGGCGCGCACGTCGCGGCCCTCGGTGCCGGTAAGTACGGCATCGAATCGCTCGCGAACCTCGCCGCCCTCCCGCCCGTCGGTTCCACCGTCGTGGTCGGCGCGCCCAAACACCGGGGTGGTTCCGGCGGGCCGTGCCGGGTGCTGGCGTTCGTCGACTAG
- a CDS encoding PQQ-dependent sugar dehydrogenase, with protein sequence MRRSFIGSGALAAAALIGLATAPVACAEPAGTFPELAVTTVMGELSRPWDVVVAPDGAVLTGERAGRFVVKRADNTVGDVTADLSDLYAEGETGLMGIALDTNFAANRTLYTCQGHLGGDSGPLGSLDTGSLGSAGNDIRVVAWAVDPGWTTMTRTGDVLTGLPVGEGGRHGGCRILAHPDGTLYIGTGDAAIPTVPQDRNSLGGKVLHVNRDGSPAVGNPDPASAVFTLGHRNVQGLALQPGTGRLYEIEQGTSRDDEVNLLAAGNNYGYRPDRRPGRYDESVPMTDPGRVPGAVAAVWSSGAPTIATPGGTFVSGAGWGDWNGALAVTSQQGKKLLFLKLSGDGTAVADISSALTGEYGRLRSATPMPDGSLLITTDNGSGDKVLRVAPAAG encoded by the coding sequence GTGCGTAGGTCATTCATCGGATCGGGTGCGCTAGCAGCAGCCGCGCTCATCGGTCTGGCGACGGCGCCGGTCGCGTGTGCGGAACCGGCGGGGACGTTTCCGGAGCTGGCGGTCACCACTGTCATGGGCGAGCTGTCCAGGCCGTGGGACGTGGTCGTGGCCCCGGACGGTGCGGTTCTCACCGGCGAGCGGGCCGGGCGCTTCGTCGTGAAGCGGGCCGACAACACCGTCGGTGACGTCACCGCGGATCTGTCCGACCTGTACGCCGAGGGCGAGACTGGACTGATGGGTATCGCGCTCGACACGAACTTCGCGGCCAACCGCACGCTCTACACGTGCCAGGGTCACCTCGGCGGTGACTCCGGACCGCTCGGCTCGCTCGACACGGGATCGCTGGGCAGCGCGGGCAATGACATCCGTGTCGTCGCGTGGGCCGTCGACCCGGGGTGGACCACTATGACGCGTACCGGCGACGTCCTGACTGGTCTGCCGGTGGGTGAGGGTGGACGCCACGGTGGCTGCCGCATCCTCGCCCACCCGGACGGCACGCTGTACATCGGTACCGGCGACGCCGCGATCCCCACAGTGCCGCAGGATCGGAACTCCCTGGGCGGCAAGGTGTTGCACGTCAATCGTGACGGTTCGCCCGCGGTCGGGAATCCGGATCCGGCCAGTGCGGTCTTTACTCTCGGGCATCGCAACGTGCAGGGGTTGGCGCTGCAGCCGGGGACCGGCCGACTCTACGAGATCGAGCAGGGCACCAGCCGCGACGACGAGGTGAACCTGCTCGCCGCCGGCAACAACTACGGCTACCGCCCCGATCGGCGGCCCGGCCGCTACGACGAGAGCGTTCCCATGACCGACCCGGGGCGCGTTCCGGGTGCGGTGGCGGCCGTGTGGAGTTCGGGTGCCCCCACCATCGCGACCCCTGGCGGGACGTTCGTGTCCGGTGCCGGTTGGGGTGACTGGAACGGGGCATTGGCCGTCACGAGCCAGCAGGGGAAGAAGCTGCTGTTCCTGAAACTGTCCGGCGACGGTACCGCCGTCGCCGACATCTCCTCGGCGCTGACCGGTGAATACGGGCGCCTGCGCTCGGCCACACCGATGCCGGACGGCAGCCTGCTGATCACCACCGACAACGGTTCCGGCGACAAGGTTCTCCGCGTCGCGCCGGCCGCGGGCTGA
- a CDS encoding SUMF1/EgtB/PvdO family nonheme iron enzyme produces the protein MVRIPAGDVRLRDDRKQSEWTVPVREFLLARHPVTTALYAGHMPIGTRPGDATPVVNVSWNDAIDFCNRLSRDSALQECYSFDGQDVVCNWDADGYRLPSEAEWQYACKAGTTGYRYGPIDDIAWYRDNSAGALHEVGQKAPNPWGLQDMLGNVWEWCWDVYDAEVYGSYRVFRGGSWAEEARGCGASCRRRSHPTFAIDDLGFRLARSL, from the coding sequence ATGGTGCGGATCCCGGCCGGAGACGTTCGACTACGGGACGACCGAAAGCAGAGCGAGTGGACGGTGCCGGTGCGAGAGTTCCTGCTGGCCCGCCATCCCGTCACGACCGCACTCTATGCGGGTCACATGCCGATCGGCACCCGTCCCGGCGACGCGACACCGGTGGTCAACGTCTCGTGGAACGATGCGATCGACTTCTGCAATCGGCTGTCGCGGGACTCAGCACTGCAGGAATGCTATTCGTTCGACGGTCAGGATGTCGTCTGCAACTGGGACGCGGACGGGTACCGGCTGCCGTCCGAGGCCGAGTGGCAGTACGCCTGCAAGGCGGGAACCACAGGATATCGATACGGACCGATCGACGATATTGCCTGGTACCGAGACAATTCCGCTGGAGCACTGCACGAAGTCGGGCAGAAGGCGCCTAATCCATGGGGTCTGCAGGACATGCTGGGAAACGTCTGGGAGTGGTGCTGGGACGTCTACGACGCGGAGGTGTACGGGTCCTATCGGGTGTTCCGCGGCGGAAGCTGGGCCGAGGAGGCGCGGGGGTGCGGGGCGTCGTGCCGCCGCCGTAGCCATCCGACCTTCGCCATCGACGACCTCGGTTTCCGACTGGCACGCTCACTGTGA
- a CDS encoding heavy metal translocating P-type ATPase encodes MTCASCAARIERRLGKLDGVDATVNYATEQAHVRFPESVPTQDLIDVVEKVGYTATVAAPEKRAAEETGDLLGARLVVAIVASVPVVLVSMVPPLQFHYWQWVAFALTTIVVFWCGYPFHRAALVTARHGISTMDTLVSLGTLAAYGWSLWALVFGTAGFIGMTHEFTFRPGAHDASGQIYLEVAAGVTTFLLAGRYAESRAKRRSGAALRALLAVGAKDVSMLRDGIEQRLPVSALRVDDEFVVRPGEKIATDGRVVRGRSAIDTSMLTGESVPVEVAEGDTVAGGTLNTDGLLTVRAERVGADTRLAHIAKLVTEAQSGKAHAQRLADRVSAVFVPVVLAIAAVTLAVWLLLGREVTEAFTAAVAVLIVACPCALGLATPTALLVGTGRGAQLGILIKGPEVLEQTRRIETVVLDKTGTVTTGRMELERVVAVLGVDRDHVLALAAAVESGSEHPVAQAIVRAVPGVLPVSGFVNRPGIGVEGVVDGHSVQVGRATGAMPPELHGLLPDGLTSVIVSWDGEVRGALVVADAVKPTSAQAVREIRALGMTPVLLTGDAEAVALAVAREVGIDRVIADVLPAQKAETIARLRKEGAVAMVGDGVNDAAALATADVGIAMGTGADAAIEASDLTLVRGDLRSVPDAIRLSRRTLGTIKGNLFWAFAYNVAAIPLAATGLLNPMIAGAAMALSSLFVVGNSLRLRRFR; translated from the coding sequence ATGACGTGCGCGTCGTGCGCAGCCCGGATCGAACGCAGGCTCGGCAAGCTCGACGGCGTCGACGCGACCGTCAACTACGCCACCGAACAGGCGCATGTCCGTTTTCCGGAGTCGGTACCGACCCAGGACCTGATCGACGTGGTCGAGAAGGTCGGCTACACCGCGACGGTCGCAGCACCGGAGAAGCGCGCCGCGGAGGAGACCGGCGATCTACTCGGCGCTCGCCTGGTGGTCGCGATCGTCGCATCCGTGCCCGTGGTGCTGGTGTCGATGGTCCCGCCGCTGCAGTTCCACTACTGGCAGTGGGTGGCCTTCGCGCTCACCACGATCGTGGTGTTCTGGTGTGGGTACCCGTTCCACCGCGCCGCACTCGTCACCGCGCGTCACGGCATTTCCACCATGGACACGCTCGTCTCGCTCGGCACCCTCGCCGCGTACGGGTGGTCGCTGTGGGCGCTGGTCTTCGGCACCGCCGGGTTCATCGGCATGACCCACGAGTTCACCTTCCGTCCCGGTGCGCACGATGCTTCCGGGCAGATCTACCTCGAGGTTGCGGCCGGGGTCACCACGTTCCTGCTCGCCGGCCGGTATGCGGAGTCGCGCGCCAAGCGTCGATCCGGAGCGGCGCTGCGGGCGCTTCTCGCGGTGGGCGCCAAGGACGTTTCGATGCTGCGCGACGGCATCGAACAGCGGCTTCCGGTGTCGGCGTTACGGGTCGACGACGAGTTCGTGGTGCGACCGGGGGAGAAGATCGCCACCGACGGGCGCGTGGTCCGGGGCAGGTCCGCGATCGATACCTCGATGCTCACCGGCGAGTCGGTGCCGGTCGAGGTGGCGGAGGGCGACACCGTTGCCGGCGGCACGCTCAACACCGACGGGCTGCTCACCGTTCGCGCCGAACGCGTCGGAGCCGACACCCGGTTGGCGCACATCGCGAAGCTGGTCACCGAGGCGCAGAGCGGCAAGGCGCACGCGCAGCGGCTCGCGGACCGGGTGTCCGCCGTGTTCGTGCCGGTAGTGCTCGCGATCGCGGCGGTGACGCTCGCGGTGTGGTTGCTACTGGGACGGGAGGTCACCGAGGCGTTCACCGCGGCCGTCGCGGTGTTGATCGTGGCCTGCCCGTGCGCACTGGGCCTGGCGACACCGACGGCGCTGCTCGTGGGGACCGGGCGCGGGGCGCAGCTCGGCATACTCATCAAGGGACCGGAGGTGCTCGAGCAGACCCGCCGCATCGAGACCGTCGTGCTCGACAAGACCGGCACCGTCACCACCGGACGGATGGAACTCGAGCGGGTGGTCGCGGTGCTCGGTGTGGACCGCGACCATGTGCTCGCGCTCGCCGCCGCGGTGGAGTCGGGGTCGGAGCACCCGGTGGCGCAGGCGATCGTGCGTGCAGTACCCGGGGTGCTACCGGTGAGTGGGTTCGTCAACCGGCCCGGCATCGGGGTGGAGGGAGTGGTCGACGGTCACTCGGTGCAGGTGGGGCGAGCGACGGGCGCGATGCCGCCCGAGTTGCATGGCCTACTGCCGGACGGACTGACCTCGGTGATCGTGTCGTGGGACGGCGAGGTACGCGGTGCGCTCGTCGTCGCGGACGCCGTGAAACCGACCAGCGCCCAGGCAGTTCGGGAGATCCGGGCTCTGGGCATGACGCCGGTCCTGCTCACCGGCGACGCGGAGGCTGTCGCGCTCGCCGTGGCGCGGGAGGTCGGGATCGACCGGGTGATCGCGGATGTGTTGCCCGCTCAGAAGGCCGAGACGATTGCGCGGCTGCGGAAGGAGGGCGCCGTCGCGATGGTCGGAGACGGCGTCAACGACGCGGCCGCCCTCGCCACCGCCGACGTCGGGATCGCGATGGGCACCGGCGCCGACGCCGCGATAGAGGCCAGCGATCTGACTCTGGTGCGCGGCGACCTGCGGTCCGTGCCCGACGCGATCCGGCTGTCCAGGCGCACCCTCGGCACCATCAAGGGAAACCTGTTCTGGGCGTTCGCGTACAACGTGGCCGCGATTCCGCTCGCCGCGACCGGGCTGCTCAATCCGATGATCGCGGGTGCCGCGATGGCGCTGTCCTCACTGTTCGTGGTGGGAAACAGCCTGCGGCTGCGGCGGTTTCGGTGA
- a CDS encoding heavy-metal-associated domain-containing protein: MEHTYTVKGMTCQHCAAAVAEEIGELSGVTGVDVDVESGRVVVHSDSLMDTIAVAAAVSEAGYELVQ, translated from the coding sequence ATGGAGCACACCTACACCGTCAAGGGCATGACCTGCCAGCACTGCGCCGCCGCCGTCGCCGAGGAGATCGGCGAACTGTCCGGGGTCACCGGTGTCGACGTCGATGTCGAATCCGGACGGGTCGTGGTCCACAGCGACTCGCTGATGGACACGATCGCCGTCGCCGCTGCGGTCTCGGAAGCGGGTTACGAGCTGGTCCAGTGA
- a CDS encoding metal-sensitive transcriptional regulator translates to MNGYSPQQEDLLKRLRRIEGQVQGISRMIADDRYCIDVLTQVSAATSALQSVSLKLLEAHLAGCVVEAARKGGPEADAKVKEASDAIARLVKS, encoded by the coding sequence ATGAACGGATACAGCCCGCAGCAGGAGGACCTGCTCAAGCGTCTACGGCGCATCGAGGGTCAGGTGCAGGGCATCTCGCGCATGATCGCGGACGATCGCTACTGCATCGACGTGCTCACCCAGGTGTCGGCGGCGACGTCGGCACTGCAGTCCGTCTCGCTCAAGCTGCTCGAGGCGCACCTCGCCGGGTGTGTCGTCGAGGCGGCCAGGAAGGGCGGCCCGGAAGCCGACGCGAAGGTCAAGGAAGCATCCGACGCGATCGCGCGTCTGGTGAAGTCCTAG
- the hemB gene encoding porphobilinogen synthase: MFPVHRPRRLRGTPALRRLVAETSLEPRHLVLPMFVADGIDEPRPISSMPGVVQHTLDSLRKAAADAVAAGVGGLMLFGVPREEDKDPEGSGATDPDGILNRGLAGLKAELGDATVLMADTCLDEFTSHGHCGVLAESESGGVRVDNDATLARYVDMAVAQADAGAHLLGPSGMMDGQVAAIRKGLDAAGHVDVGQLAYSAKYASAFYGPFREAVGSSLEGDRRTYQQDPANRRESLLEVDLDLAEGADVVMVKPAMSYLDVLREVADRSTVPVAAYQISGEYAMITAAAQNGWIDRDAAVLESLLSIRRAGADIVLTYWAAEAAGWLS; this comes from the coding sequence GTGTTTCCAGTTCACCGTCCCCGTCGACTGCGCGGTACTCCCGCGCTCCGCCGACTGGTTGCCGAGACATCGCTCGAGCCGCGTCATCTCGTGCTGCCGATGTTCGTAGCTGACGGCATCGACGAGCCGCGGCCGATTTCGTCGATGCCGGGCGTCGTCCAGCACACGCTCGACTCGCTGCGGAAGGCGGCGGCCGATGCTGTCGCGGCCGGTGTCGGCGGGCTCATGCTGTTCGGCGTGCCCCGCGAGGAGGACAAGGATCCGGAGGGTTCGGGTGCCACCGACCCGGACGGCATTCTCAACCGTGGCCTGGCCGGGTTGAAGGCCGAGCTCGGTGACGCGACGGTGCTGATGGCCGACACGTGCCTGGACGAATTCACCTCGCACGGGCACTGCGGTGTGCTGGCGGAGTCCGAATCGGGGGGCGTCCGGGTCGACAACGACGCGACGCTCGCCAGGTATGTCGACATGGCGGTCGCGCAGGCCGACGCCGGCGCCCACCTGCTCGGACCCAGCGGCATGATGGATGGCCAGGTCGCTGCGATCCGCAAGGGGCTCGACGCCGCGGGCCACGTCGATGTGGGACAGCTCGCGTACTCGGCGAAATACGCGTCCGCGTTCTACGGGCCGTTCCGCGAGGCCGTCGGCTCGTCGCTCGAGGGTGATCGCCGCACCTACCAGCAGGATCCGGCCAACCGTCGTGAGTCGCTACTCGAGGTGGATCTGGACCTCGCTGAAGGCGCCGACGTGGTGATGGTCAAGCCGGCCATGTCGTACCTGGACGTACTGCGCGAGGTCGCCGACCGTTCGACCGTCCCCGTGGCCGCGTACCAGATCTCGGGGGAGTACGCGATGATCACCGCTGCGGCCCAGAACGGGTGGATCGACCGCGATGCCGCCGTCCTCGAATCGTTGCTGAGCATCCGCCGCGCGGGTGCCGACATCGTCCTGACCTACTGGGCCGCCGAGGCTGCGGGGTGGCTGTCGTGA